A stretch of Bacillus spongiae DNA encodes these proteins:
- a CDS encoding NosD domain-containing protein, whose translation MRTSQRNSFFLVAIVFTTLFFLAILTVIGIVIFNEKTIVVPDEEGTISGAVAIAEPGDIILVKAKEDGNPYEENVSISTENIKLVGIGKTQPFVMGDEANAITVLDTTGVLVKNFRVQAVGGSGDSGISLNNANHNLIKGNTSNDNDDFGITVFDSDFNIIKENILNQNAFGMNITNDSDSNLVKRNVLNDNSDLGISLSASSNENSVFFNIAFGNTFDDIQDADDNNFKGNECDNSDPGGLCN comes from the coding sequence ATGAGGACATCACAACGAAACAGCTTTTTTCTGGTTGCTATTGTTTTCACCACGCTCTTCTTTTTAGCTATCCTCACCGTAATAGGTATCGTAATCTTTAACGAAAAAACAATCGTTGTGCCAGATGAAGAAGGCACGATATCAGGTGCAGTTGCTATTGCTGAGCCTGGTGATATTATTTTAGTAAAAGCGAAAGAGGATGGTAACCCTTATGAGGAAAACGTTTCTATTAGTACAGAAAACATTAAACTCGTTGGGATTGGGAAAACACAACCGTTTGTAATGGGGGATGAAGCAAACGCGATTACAGTTTTAGATACTACAGGTGTTCTAGTGAAAAATTTTCGAGTTCAAGCCGTAGGAGGATCCGGTGATTCTGGTATTTCGTTAAATAATGCAAACCATAACTTAATTAAAGGAAATACCTCTAATGATAATGATGATTTTGGCATAACCGTATTTGATTCTGACTTTAATATAATAAAAGAAAATATTTTGAATCAAAATGCGTTTGGGATGAACATTACTAATGATTCAGATTCTAATCTCGTTAAAAGAAATGTGCTTAACGACAATAGTGATCTTGGAATTAGCCTATCTGCTAGTTCTAATGAAAATAGTGTTTTTTTTAACATCGCGTTCGGTAATACGTTTGACGACATTCAAGATGCAGACGACAACAACTTCAAAGGGAACGAGTGTGATAACAGTGACCCAGGCGGCCTTTGTAATTAG